The Candidatus Woesearchaeota archaeon DNA window CCGGAAGCCTGCCATACAACATGTTCCTCAAGTACAATCTTTATACTGTTGCTCCGGAGGACGATACTGTCGAGGTGAAATGCCCGATAGGCATCCTTTCGATACTTGACGGCAAGACGATCTACGGGCCTGAGATCGAAAATATCACTATAGAGATAGAATATTACAACCTGCCTTATGGTGAGGTCGGTGACGAGCTTTATGAGGAGCTCAAGAAAGTCATGGAGGGCATCACCTCGGAGTGGGGAGAATGGATGGATGACATCGAGGGTCTGATAAAGGTCCTCGAGGCTTTTTGCTCCCTGGTTGACTGGATCAAGAAACTCTCTGATGCCTACAGCATGTCAGTCGCGATACTGACCAACTGCGCGAACAATCCTGGATCAATGTCTTTCTGTGAACCGGCGAGGCAGACATCTAATGTCGCCCATGAGACAACGGATCAGTCCCTGGCGCAGACATATGTCCAGGTGAAGAAGTACTGCAATTACCTTAGCTGCAGATACACAAATGAGAAGACAGTGAAAGATGACCTGAATAAACAGATGGGGACTGCTGGCATGACTGAACCATCTACTGGCGCTGAACCATCAGAAGGCAACACTGACCCTGGCGGAAGAGGCGAGTACGGGACTTTTTACACAAGAGCCGGAGCAGGATACGGGTGGTTCGGGAACACTGTGATTAAGGAGAGCATGATATATTCGATAATATTCCTGTGCCTGCCGGGTATCGTCTATAACGGGCAGAAGTGGAGAGGCATCGAGTGCAGCTATGCAGACTGCCTGATGGCAGTCCCTTATGGCACGCCAAAATACCTGTGCGACCAGAGGAGGGAATATGAGCAGTGCATGTTCCTCTGGGGCCAGATATTCAACATGATACCATTTGCAGCAGCTATCTCCTCGCTCGGCCAGAACATAATAGCTGCATTCTCTGACACAGGCGTCTTTGCCCTGAGAGTTGTCAAATTCACCTGCACTGGGATATGCAAGGAGAAAGCTACAGGAACAGGATGCTTCGCGTGCAATGTCATCAACTGGCTCAATATGATGGTGGATGTGGCATGCGACCTGGGAGTAGATATGGGCAAGAAGGAATGTGAAGGATACTGGGAGGGCCAGACCTTTGACTTCGACAGCCAGACAGCCTGTGAGCAGACAATAGAAAGGTTCGAGAACATAACAAAACAGATGGACGATGACTGAAACACTGGTTGAGTATATCAGGGAACAGCTGCAGAACGGCTTCACCATAGATCAGATCCGGGACTATCTGATAAGATATGGATACCACGAGCAGGACGTCAACATAGCTGTAGATGCAGCGATGCATGGTATAGATACTCATCCTATTGTCCAGCAGGTGCCCATACACAAGCATCCGCTTGCGATGAAAATAATGATAATACTAGCAGTGGTCACAGTCTCGCTGGCTGTCTTCATGTACTTCAGCAGGACAGTGGACGAAGGGATGATACAGGCTCCTATGACTGAAGGGGTGACTCCGGTTATATTCCAGCCTGAGCCTGAAACCCCAAAGATCCCAAAGAATGTGCAGGACAGGATAGACAATGTGATGAAGGATCTTCAGAATGCAGAGAAGACGCAGAATTCATACCAGCAGCGCGTCGATTATCTTGACAATGCCATAGTGAACCTCAGGGTCATCATAGATGAGGAGCCCAACAGCGCAGATGCCCACAACTTCCTTGCAGATGCCCTCGAGGCAAAAGGGCTCTATGACGAGGCAGAGTCTGAATACAGGGTTGCCATGGAATTGGATCCGGACAATCCCGAGCTCTACAACGACCTCGGATACCTCTATGCCCGGAAAGGGGACATGTCCACAGCGACGCAGTATTACAACAATGCTATAGCGAAGGATCCCACATTTGATGTGGCATACAGCAACCTCGGGATGTATTATTATGAGACAGGGAACTATGATGAGGCAATAAGGAATTTCGTCATAGCAAAGGAGCTCAAGTCATACAACTACAAGACAATAAACAACCTGGGATTCGCTTATCTAAAGAAAGGGATGCACGAGAGGGCGCTTGCAGAGTTCAGGGAATCGCTGAAGATAAACCCGGATTTCCCTAATCCCTATTTCGGGATCGGGCTTGTGTTCATGGAGCAGCAGCAGTATGACAAGGCAGTGTATGAGCTCGAGAAGAGCATCGTGCTCGATCCTTCGAATTTCATCTACCAAGAGGCATATGCCAGGGCCAAGAAGAGCCTGGAAGTGTGATAATAATGGCAAGAAAACTACCAAGACCGCCGGCACCGAAAGTCTATGAGACAGAGAGGAAGATGGGAGCGATAGTCTCAGGCATATTCGTGATAATCCTTGTCTTCATGATAGTCTTCCTCACTGAGTCCATGCAGAAGACAGGCACTTCACAGAGCCTGACGATATCAAATGCGCAGTTCGCATACTATGTGGATGACGACTATAACTTTGAGCCCAATCCCACAGCAGCGTACAATGCAGGTGATGACATTTTCCTGTATTTTGAGGTCATAGGATATAAGACAGCCGAAACTCCGACCGGATATCGCACAGAGCTCACATCAGATGTGCAGGTCTCAGATCCGGAAGGACAGCTTGTGCCTCAGCTGAGCAGGAAGAACATCTTCGACGAGGTTTTTGAATTCGAAGCGGATTATGGAGCGATACCGGTGAAGACACAATTTTCAGTGCCCTCACATTTCCCGTCCGGAGAATACACATTAGAACAGTTCGTATACGATAAGATGACAGGAGACGCAGTCAAGCTGTCAAAGAGATTCACGATAGAATGAAGAAGAAGAGCATATTATGGATTGTTGTATTATTAATAATTGTAGCATCAGCAATATCTGCAGATGATTACTGCATTGTAGAGATACAAGTATCAAGAGCTGGCCACAACTATCACTTCTGCAATAATGGCAATAACTGGCAAGACCTATACGGAAATAACGAGCTGCTTTACCTTGTTGGTGATGCAAATTCAATTCCGGATGCCTACAATAATATTAGGTGGCATTTCCTCTCCGAAGAAGAAAACAGCTGGTGGAGACAAGATTACATAAGGACAAAGTATATGGGTCAAGAAGAATTCAGCCAATACTACAGGCCCAAGGACTGGCGACCAGACCCTGCACAGTTCACAAGCACATTAGAGGCAGAGATTAACAGACAAAGGCAATTGGCTACTCCAGGGAGAAAAGAAGATGAACCAATAAGTATTGAAACAGTTACAGGATCAGCTGGTTCCCCAATCATCTCTAAACAAGATGGACCATCAGGAGGAACAGGAGGGGACACATCACCACCCTCATCAGGACCACCATCCTCAGTGACAGGGCTTGAGGAAAAGGCACTGAAACCGGATTCTGTGTTCAGCGGAAATGAGATTGGAGACCTTATGGGATCACAAGGCATAGATGCCACGAGCCTGAATCTTGTCGGCGACAGGAAGTATAATATCCGTTATGAAAATGGAGAATTCAAGGTCTATGATACGCTTGACCAGATTGGAAAACCTGCCGGGGAAGATTTTGACAATTATATGTTTTATAGGAGAACTGAAAAAAACCAAGCGCAGATAGCTGGCGCAGAGTATCAGTACGGCCTATCTGCTGATGACAAAGGGATCAGGATCTGGACAAATATAAATAATGATATTGATCTGAAGCAGGATGGCTTCAGGCTGCCTGAGGGGAAAGAAGGGGAATTCAAGGGTTTCAAGCCCCTGTCAGATTATAAAAAAGGTGATTATCTCACTTTCAGCGACGGCAAGCAGACAGACAATCTGATGATGACAAAAAGCGGGGACAGCACCGGACAGATATGGGGCCATCAGACAGGAGATACATTCCAGCTAAGCTTCTACGGCGATGACGGCAGGATGAGGCAGATACAGGGCAAGGATTTCCAGCCGGCTGTATCCACTAAGGCAATGGATGCACTGAAAGGATTTGAACAGGCAAAGAGAGGTGAGCTGGACAATACGCTTGCAATACTGGAAAAATATGGATTCAGCACATCTGATGCAAGAATAAACAATGCCATAATAGGGGGTAATCTAGGTTTCGGGGTACAGACTGTTGACAATGTAGCATTGACTTTAGGGGGAGGAAGCACAGCTAACTTCGCAAGCATAACAACAGAAAAAAGCTCGATGACCCTGCCAGATGGCAGAATGGTCGATGTTCCCGGCGGAACCACCTATGTCAACATGGGCGCACTGACAGGAAACTGGCAGGAAACATATAAAGACAGGGATGCAATGCTGGCCAACATACCTCAAAATGCTGTGATTACACTGCAGACAAAAGACGGACCTATGAATTTCCTTATCGGGAACAGTAAGAATAACCAAAATGCATTGACTATGATACCTGTCGGCCAGCAGGATTTCGGCGCAATGAACAGCCAGCAGACAATAAACAGCGTACTCAGCCTCAATAGTGGCACAGCAAATTCAGGATATGGCATAGCAGGCAACACAGTGTTTGACCTGAGAGGAGGAACAGCTTTGGGTAACTATATCAACCTGCAGGGCGCTGGCGGATTCAAACCAGGGCAGATACCTGAAGGGTCAATCACATGGACTGATGACAAGGGCAATATCTGGGTGAACAGGCCAGCCACAGGCGCAGACGGGACAAAGACCGGAGACAATTCAGTTGTCGGGCAGTATCAGAGCTATGGCGCCGGAGTGAATCGGATCACACCCACAGGAGGGAACGCCTCATACACGTGGACAGATCCGAAGGGCAATAGTCATGACATGACTGATGTGGATCAGATGTTCGCTGGAGGAGCCCATGTAGATTCCGAAGGCAATTTCTTCATGCCGCCGAATGAACAAAATCCCAATGGTGTTTCCCTGGATGGATGCAAATGGTCAGGCGGAAGCAGGTGCACAATGGATTATGGTGATACCAGCATACAGGTGAACTGCGGAGCAAATGGCTGCTCAGCTTCATATCACGGGTTCTCCCAAAGCTACCTCGGCATTGGGGCTCACATGACAACGATGTCAGGCACTACATTCAACGGACAGGACTACACAGGAGACCTCATGGGAACAGCCAAGGGTAATGCGCAGTCAGGCGGTGGTCCATGCAGCAGCATAGGCAACAACACATGGTGCTATTATGACCATGATTTCATCCTATTTGATACGCAATTCTGCACCCTTAAAAATGAGATATACGCATGCGGGAGCAACACGACATACAAGGACCAATATGGCCTAGACGATTATAATGCCAGGTTCGGCAGTACTCCCAGCTGGTCTGCGTGGCTTACGAACATAGGACAGATACTAAGCCAGTGGATAGAGGCAACATCAGGATATCCAAACCTCGAAGGCTTCCTGTATGACCCTGCAGAGGAAGAGGCATGGATAGATTTCAGCGCACAGGAATGGGGTTACCTGCTCTACGGGATACAGGGGTGGAGCTCGCAGATATGCCAAGTGGACAATCCAGTATCTGACACAGATCAGTACGGATTCGCCTTCTCAGCAGATTCAATGCTGGGGGCAAGCGCACACATAGAAGCTGAGAGGACAACATTCTACAATTATTCCGACGAGGATGCAGAGGAGATGTATCTTTACAAGCTCTCTTTCAGCGTGAACCCGGGGACATGTTACCTTGATTTTGAAGTGGATGCGAAACCGCTGTTCTACGAGGAGTATGACCATGAGGAGATGATAGACCCGGATGAGGATGAAGAAGGGGAAAGTAATGAAACAATAGAGCTCATGGCCGCTGTGGGAGGAAGAACGATGCAGCCGTCTGTGAGTGAGTTCATCATAAACACATCAACATCACTCATCACGAAAGTATGCATCAACTTCAAGGATATGGACCCGGAGAACTGCTTCGGCAATGACATGGGGCCGGGCTCCCATCTCTGCAGGGAAGTCAATGACGGCGACCAATATGAAGAGGGATGGCATGAGGAACAATATGGATACTGAGAAGTTGGATGCGGAAAGCACGAAGAACATAATCGGCGTGGACAATGGCTGCCCCGTATGCGGGGGCATTGTCAGGGGCAATGATGAATTCAGGTATGTCTGCCTGCACTGCAAGCTGTCATTCAAGGCAGAAGAGCTCAACAGCCCTGAAGTCAGGGATCAACTGGCATTCAAGAAAGAGCTCGATGATCTCAATGCGAGATGGGAAGAGTTCAGGAAGAAGCTCAGGGCAAAATCAGAAGAGGTCAGGCTTACGGTGCAGGAATATGACAGGGAGATAAAAGAGACAGATACAGGAGATATGGCAAAAAAGGATCCAGGATACATGGAAGCTGATGATAGAAAGATGGATAGCGCGCATGACAAAGCAGGCATACAGGCAGAAGGGCAAGATGATATAGAGAAAGAAGACATAGAAAAACAGAGCATAGAAAATGATGACACTGAGAAAGGTAATCCTGAAGGGAGCACAGATGAAGAGGACATAGAGAGCATCCTGTCTGCGCCACCGATCCCCCCGGCAGGACCGGATCTCGATGCGATATCCAGGCTTTTTAAATGAATCCGCAGGATAGGTGCTGAAATGGAGCGTAAGAAGAAGACATTGGCAGAAGAAGCCCAGGATGGTGCAAAGGAATACGAAGGGCTGGAAGAGCCCTATAAGAGCGCCAGAGAGCTGGATAATGAGGATAAGGAGTTCCAGGAAGAAGTGGATGAGCTGACCAGGAAGATGTTCAGGAAGCCTGATAAAAAAGAGAAATAACAGTAAAACATATAAATCTTAACAATGTTTAAGTTCTTATGAGAGAGGTATATCTTGATAACGGCGCCACTACCAGAGTCGCAGACGAAGTGCTGAAGGCAATGAAGCCCTACTACACAGATGACTACGGGAACCCGTCCAGCACCCATACACCAGGCCAAAGAGCGCGTGAGGCAGTCGAGAAATCCAGGGAGACCATCGCCAGGAGACTGAATGCCGGACCGGAAGAGATAATATTCACGAGCGGCGGCACAGAGTCAGACAATCTTGCGATAAGAGGGGTTCTTAAAGCGAATCCTGACAAGAGGCACATCATCACATCAAGGATAGAACATCCGGCTGTGCTGAAAACATGCCGGGAGCTTGAGAAGAATGGATACGGGGTCACATGGCTTGACGTCGACAAGTATGGGCTGGTCGATATGGATCAGCTCGAGGCTTCAATCAAAGACGACACTGCTCTCGTATCTGTAATCCACGGCAACAATGAGATAGGGACAGTGCAGGACATAAAGGGCATAGGGGAGATATGCAAGGAGAAGAATGTGATATTCCATACAGATGCTGTGCAGAGCTTCACAAAAGAGGAGATTGATGTCAGGAAGATCCCTGCTGATCTCATCAGCATGAGTGCGCACAAGATACATGGACCGAAAGGCATCGGAGCGCTCTATATCAGGAAAGGCACCGGAATAAAGCCAGTGTCCTCAGGCGGAGAGCATGAGTTCAGGATGAGGCCCGGGACAGAGAATGTGCCAGGCATAGTCGGCTTCGCAGAAGCAGTAAGGATCTCGAGCGGGATAGACAAGGAAAGGATCATGATGCTCAGGGACAGGATCATAAGAAGAGTGCTTGATGAGATACCTGACACGAGGCTCAATGGGCATCCGAAGAAAAGGCTGTGCAACAATGCAAACATCACATTCAGCAGGATAGAAGGGGAGAGCATAATGCTGCACCTTGACCTTAAAGGAATACAGGTCAGCACAGGGAGCGCATGCAGCTCGCAGAGCTTAGAACCGAGCCATGTGATAACAGCACTCGGGCTGCCTCCAGAGGATTCGCACGGCTCAATAAGGTTCACGCTCAGCAGATATACGACAGAAGGGGA harbors:
- a CDS encoding tetratricopeptide repeat protein, with the protein product MTETLVEYIREQLQNGFTIDQIRDYLIRYGYHEQDVNIAVDAAMHGIDTHPIVQQVPIHKHPLAMKIMIILAVVTVSLAVFMYFSRTVDEGMIQAPMTEGVTPVIFQPEPETPKIPKNVQDRIDNVMKDLQNAEKTQNSYQQRVDYLDNAIVNLRVIIDEEPNSADAHNFLADALEAKGLYDEAESEYRVAMELDPDNPELYNDLGYLYARKGDMSTATQYYNNAIAKDPTFDVAYSNLGMYYYETGNYDEAIRNFVIAKELKSYNYKTINNLGFAYLKKGMHERALAEFRESLKINPDFPNPYFGIGLVFMEQQQYDKAVYELEKSIVLDPSNFIYQEAYARAKKSLEV
- the nifS gene encoding cysteine desulfurase NifS, coding for MREVYLDNGATTRVADEVLKAMKPYYTDDYGNPSSTHTPGQRAREAVEKSRETIARRLNAGPEEIIFTSGGTESDNLAIRGVLKANPDKRHIITSRIEHPAVLKTCRELEKNGYGVTWLDVDKYGLVDMDQLEASIKDDTALVSVIHGNNEIGTVQDIKGIGEICKEKNVIFHTDAVQSFTKEEIDVRKIPADLISMSAHKIHGPKGIGALYIRKGTGIKPVSSGGEHEFRMRPGTENVPGIVGFAEAVRISSGIDKERIMMLRDRIIRRVLDEIPDTRLNGHPKKRLCNNANITFSRIEGESIMLHLDLKGIQVSTGSACSSQSLEPSHVITALGLPPEDSHGSIRFTLSRYTTEGDIDYCVDELKPIIENLRKISPFK